The following is a genomic window from Polypterus senegalus isolate Bchr_013 chromosome 9, ASM1683550v1, whole genome shotgun sequence.
ATTTCAACCATAATATTCTGGGTATCactttagactatttcaaggtcagtgattacaaataagatgttatttttgattatttagtaGGGATCTAGGCCTTTATGGAGAACTTTCAGATGGTAAGAAATCATACATTTCTATTAGAATCgagaatatttaaattttgtttaaattgaagcacacattttaatatttcaaatatttgatacagctcttcttgtttattatgtacttcttccttgtgaagtaaatcattgcatttcttatgaacatctCGAATTACCGTGGCTTAtatgaaattcagattttttttatggaCTGATTTTGCTtttatcaggtcaggtcagggagcatgcactggtacagagagTTGCCGCACACAACACATGAcaaaaacagctcgggatcctggctggcaaccccccaggcagacactctgtccagtcccacactctggaaatgaccctctatctgccgcagccaggcgttacccttggcctgctccagccactcgggtccgcAACAATGAGGAGGATCCTGCgatccggatcaccctcggggaattgtgccacatggctgtagtgatgaaactgatgctccctcacaatgtaggtaatgtggttcatttgggactccatgagtaaccgctcattcgacacaaagtcaaaccagcagtacctaaGGATtccccaaagagacacagtaacaaaAGGAGTCCAGGTCTTTatgtcaggtcactggatagcgtccatgtctcacaaccatatagcaagacaggaagcaccaggactcttaagacttggaccttcgtccctttgcatagatatcggtagctccacacacccctttccagtgacctcatgacccccaatgctctGCCAATCCATCTACCGACTTCATACGAAGAGTCACCAGTGACCAAGGtatgtaaacctctcaacaaggtcaacactctctccgcaaacagacaccctgttgatggctgtgcccaagaggttattaaaggcctggatcttggtttttatccaggacactcacaagcccagacactcagactcctcgctcagtctctcaagagccccgatcagaggcTCCATTGAAAACACCATAATGCATATCAAAGCAGATGTATTAAAATTTGGCAAAATCTTTGGAAACTGCATATGGACAAGCTAAAAACCAACTGATGGTAAAATATTTAtcagcatttattatttttgctgtgGGTATCTCGAGTGAAATATGGTTTGGAGGAGAGAGTGAACTTATAAAACTATCTAGTGTGATATACACTGGAATTCCAAAGGTCGACCCCACCCTATCACTCTGATAACATCATCAGCTACTCTGCCAAAAATAATATACTCACATTGTAACACTGCCATATAAATTTTGTGGTAGCCATTCTCCTGGTCTCTAGTAATGTTGATATGGTAGAAAAAGCGAAGCTCCCGAGGATACTCTGAACGTGGCAGTCGTAGAAGAATGGGGATGATTCTGCCATCGGGCATCGGTGCTTCGGCCAACACCTGATTCATTTGGTATCTACACCAAGGGTCCTGTAAGAAGCTGTTAGTGATAAAAAGTGCCCAGCAGTGGCTACTCCCCACAGCCTGGCATAATTCGCTCGGGATGGCCCCACCTGGAATAGAGTCCCTTAGATACAAAAAACAACGAATGCCTTCAGGCTGTCCTTCAAGATATGACACAAGGCGCTGAACCTCAGGGAGATCATCCTCACTGTGAAATACACCCAAGTCATAATCCCGCTGCCAGCGGGCCGCGCAAGTCAGCTTCGGCTTTTGCGGAGAGCAGATTGGTGGTATGGAAACACCATGGGTGGCAGAAAAAGATTCATTATTGCCTGAGGACAAAGAGGAAGATGCAAATCCAGTAGGTTTGGAACTTGACTTTACATCCTTGTGGAACTTTTCCCGAATTCTCCGAAACCAAcctgacaaaataaattaaagcagAAAAAGTTATTTGTGTAGAAAacaccaatatacagtacagataGAATCAGACAGTACAGTtgttttaaagagtttgtttagGCAGTGTTGTCCTAATTTATTATCAATAGTAAGACTGGGAGAAAAAGATCAAAATGAAGTTCAAGTTACACTCAACATAATAAGTCATATTAAACAACAACCGTTCTGATGTATGTAGTTTAGTGTCCAAGTAGTTTGGGCCTGAAAACAAATGATCACAATTTCAGTCTCACCGCAGGTTCATAATGACCTTATaccttatactgtaaatatgtcatTCAACCAGCAGTCCCCATCATACTAAACTAATGCTCTGTCTAATATATTAGCAACACTGGATGGTGCTTGGAATTACAGAagttacaataaataaatcttaattatttaatttcaagaTAAATTTAATGCAGATCAAACACTGTCTTAAAATAAAAGTGGGTGGATTTGTGTGTTCTTGCtataagagagaattaaaatttgaatctagactttacatttctttttacgtGTGGATCCTTGCTGGTAATATGAGCTGCCCATATCCATCCAAActccctcagtgtgtttaagaatCATTTGAATACTTTCCTATCTTGTGAATGTTTGCCTAATTGCTAATGGTTTCTTTTGATACTTGGCTGTTTTTGTAGTTAAGGTAAGGTTCTTAGTCTTCTGCTTTAACTGGTTGAACCTTTGCTTATTTTTAAGGTCTAGACTCCAGTCTTAACAAATTTTCATAAAAGATTCTTAACTAATGTTCACTCGGTTTTGTTGACCCTATTTGTAAGTCACTTTCTGCTAAATGAAGCAATATACGAATTTACCCAGTAAATTTAAATCTATCCCCAAGgctcactcagaatatgggaccaatgtaggaagcattttaagatggagaatcttttattggTGGCCCCTcagcatgagaaccacctttttcaaccctcgcatacatatgcagtttttaatatctggaaaagatttgggattaaaattacttagagatctgtacatagacaacatctttgcatcctacaaacaattacattctaaatttaactttccagcaacacatttctttcactgtcttcaaatcagaaactttgttaaacagaacctgcctgattttcctcacctccctctatgctaGAAAATATACTGATCAGtgtcaaggacttagacagcatttctgcaatatataaaaccattttacagtccctccctttcaaaaattcaagaggacaatgggaaaaggatctctcactcaccatatcagaaaaggagtggaaggtagcaatgcagagaattcactcgagcgccATATGCACAAagtattcaattattcaactcaaaattatatatccagcacatctgtctcacttgtccaaactgtttccagggcaaaatccaacctgcgaacgctgcaatcaagttccagcctcactgggtcacatgttttgggcctgcgccaaattaacatcattttggaccaaaatttttaaatgcctttctgacagccttggtgtcacaaaccctcctaacccattaatagccgtgtttggtggactcccagatgggcttaaagtggagacggagaaacaaactgtgattgccttcactacactattggcacgtagacttatcttgctcaactggaagaatcctaactctccccttttaagccagtgggtaactgatgttttatactatttgaaactggaagaaatcaaattctggcttagaggatctgtgcagaaatttttcaaaacctggcaggatctaatcaataacattttagaataagcttttaaagcacggaggaagcagattctctccctattcctttttttctttttcttctccatgcatctatattcacttattaatttatctatttacttatttttactagatttaagttttattctgctgcccatgctctctttctcaggggtgggggttgatttgctttcaatcctattcttgtaaaattgatctacagggtggtccagatttaaattatgcagatcgtctggatgactttgatttatgcggggacgattccatttcggcgcaaagacgattcttcatgttgtcagttcgcacacttctcgatagtccgggatttttcgggtgttTGTCTATGtattaaacttaataagttatagcataatgaaaattgcacaattagatctggaccaccctatatttgtatggaatgttgtgtaatttcaataaaataaaataaataaataaatctgtccctaaggcttcactCAGttcaattgattttattttaccaGTTTCCTGTTACAGAACCTTtgcttttgtaaaatttgaatatAAATGCCTAAAAAtcattaggaaaaaaataaaatgtcagtaaAAATTCATACTCATAACACTGCTAGATTTTAAAAACCTACTTCAAATCTGTTGGGCTCTGCATAAGAATAAAccacttaaaatgtttgtaacaaTTTTTTAGGCAAGCAGATGTTAATAAA
Proteins encoded in this region:
- the LOC120535904 gene encoding toll/interleukin-1 receptor domain-containing adapter protein, whose protein sequence is MAGWFRRIREKFHKDVKSSSKPTGFASSSLSSGNNESFSATHGVSIPPICSPQKPKLTCAARWQRDYDLGVFHSEDDLPEVQRLVSYLEGQPEGIRCFLYLRDSIPGGAIPSELCQAVGSSHCWALFITNSFLQDPWCRYQMNQVLAEAPMPDGRIIPILLRLPRSEYPRELRFFYHINITRDQENGYHKIYMAVLQFLEQLCKEDHPTETIRTSSQMCGSRLVQSQTTAAEITESECRLVNLDDPVTVCLSDMTATVIEDENWVSESVQASEKVQNSI